A genomic region of Staphylococcus roterodami contains the following coding sequences:
- a CDS encoding C39 family peptidase, whose protein sequence is MNRKILPVKPISQLFPIPMVMGCEGVSAAMMLQYNNQHVPATEIMKNWPTHPNNPHKGYVGHHLFIKLGNYHQTIFPEAYVPFLQQYNPNIVDGTGKSLDDLKKIIDQGQPVLIYHTNLGSKPLLRVFRFDNKPAKQVSNIHVTLLIGYDDYYYYYIDPLWSHIRRGLVLPAIFPNRKQIIKIRKEKMEYSFNSPGRKCIYVQPHSYTIETQQQNKHT, encoded by the coding sequence ATGAACCGAAAAATTTTACCAGTTAAACCTATCAGTCAACTATTCCCAATTCCAATGGTTATGGGTTGCGAAGGTGTATCAGCCGCTATGATGTTGCAATATAATAATCAACATGTTCCTGCAACAGAAATAATGAAAAATTGGCCTACACACCCGAATAATCCTCACAAAGGGTATGTTGGCCATCACTTATTTATTAAGCTTGGCAACTATCATCAAACTATTTTCCCTGAAGCATATGTGCCATTTTTACAACAATATAATCCGAATATCGTAGACGGTACTGGTAAGTCACTAGATGACCTTAAAAAGATTATCGATCAAGGGCAACCAGTGTTAATTTATCATACAAACCTTGGATCAAAGCCTTTGCTACGCGTATTCCGATTTGATAATAAACCAGCAAAACAAGTATCCAATATACATGTAACGCTATTAATTGGTTATGACGATTATTACTATTACTATATTGATCCACTTTGGAGTCATATTAGACGTGGTCTTGTACTACCTGCTATTTTTCCTAATCGCAAACAAATTATTAAAATTCGTAAAGAAAAAATGGAATATAGTTTTAATTCGCCCGGTAGAAAGTGCATTTATGTACAGCCTCATTCATATACAATTGAAACACAACAACAAAATAAACACACGTAA
- a CDS encoding APC family permease: protein MFNQFKRLIIGQPKKNRELKDEKISKFKGLAILSSDALSSVAYGPEQILITLSVVGAVATWYTLPIAGAVLILLAALIMSYRQVIYAYPKGGGAYMVSKTNLGEKWGLLAGGSLLVDYILTVAVSISSGADAFVAAFPSLYDHKVLIACLLVLFILVLNLRGLTESATVLSYPVYLFIIGLVVLILIGTIRVATGNIQPHMHASVGTAVPGVTLFLLLKAFSSGASSLTGVEAISNAVTNFREPSAKNAVKTLIAMGSILAFLLVGIVGLAYVYGIMPQTETTVLSQLAMQIFGDNAAFYFVQATTVMILVLAANTGFTAFPMLAASMSKDKYMPRMFTVRGDRLGYSNSIIILGVLAIILIIVFDGMTEDLIPLYAVGVFIPFTLAQFGMVIKWIHERPKNWMSKLSVNLLGGIVTFIVFMILLITKFSQVWPILIFLPFVVIFFLKINKHYRDIAEQLRSDIDVHNVEVVDRNLAIVPITSITTAVDKSIYYAQMLANNDVIAVHVSFGDEDEKAFQEKWKRHFPDVRLVILHSEYRSIIRPISRFIDKINRKANDQNYMITVVIPEFITKKRWHNLLHNQTSLRMKLYLIYQKNVNVCTIPFKLKK from the coding sequence ATGTTCAATCAATTTAAAAGACTTATAATAGGGCAACCTAAAAAAAACAGAGAATTAAAAGACGAAAAAATCTCAAAGTTTAAAGGGTTAGCGATTCTTTCGTCAGATGCATTATCTTCAGTTGCATATGGACCTGAACAAATACTGATTACATTGTCTGTAGTAGGTGCAGTAGCGACTTGGTATACATTACCGATTGCCGGTGCAGTTCTTATATTATTGGCTGCATTAATTATGTCATATCGACAGGTAATTTATGCTTATCCTAAAGGTGGCGGCGCTTATATGGTGTCGAAGACCAATTTAGGAGAAAAATGGGGCTTACTTGCAGGTGGATCATTATTAGTAGATTATATATTGACTGTTGCAGTTAGTATATCCTCTGGAGCAGATGCATTTGTAGCTGCATTTCCAAGTTTATATGATCATAAAGTTTTAATTGCATGTTTACTTGTACTGTTTATTTTAGTATTAAATTTACGTGGTTTAACTGAATCTGCAACGGTACTTTCTTATCCGGTTTATTTATTTATCATTGGTTTAGTGGTACTTATATTAATCGGAACAATTCGCGTAGCAACAGGTAATATCCAACCGCATATGCATGCGTCTGTTGGAACAGCTGTACCTGGGGTTACATTATTTCTATTATTAAAAGCATTTTCTTCAGGGGCTTCATCGTTAACGGGTGTTGAAGCTATTTCAAATGCGGTAACGAATTTTAGAGAGCCAAGTGCTAAAAATGCTGTGAAAACGTTAATTGCTATGGGTTCAATTTTAGCGTTTTTATTAGTAGGTATTGTAGGATTAGCGTATGTATACGGAATTATGCCACAAACTGAAACAACAGTTTTATCACAATTAGCAATGCAAATATTTGGTGATAATGCGGCTTTCTATTTTGTACAAGCTACAACTGTAATGATTTTAGTGTTAGCTGCAAATACTGGATTCACTGCATTTCCAATGTTAGCTGCGTCAATGTCTAAAGATAAATATATGCCTAGAATGTTTACTGTTCGAGGAGATCGCTTAGGTTACTCTAACTCAATTATTATTTTAGGTGTATTAGCTATTATTTTAATTATTGTGTTTGATGGTATGACTGAAGATTTAATTCCATTGTACGCTGTAGGTGTATTTATTCCATTTACATTAGCGCAATTCGGAATGGTTATTAAGTGGATACATGAACGTCCGAAGAATTGGATGAGTAAGTTGTCAGTGAATTTACTCGGTGGTATTGTAACATTTATTGTTTTTATGATTTTGCTCATAACTAAATTTAGTCAAGTTTGGCCGATACTTATATTCTTGCCATTTGTTGTGATTTTCTTCTTGAAAATTAACAAACATTATCGTGACATTGCAGAGCAACTTCGTTCAGATATAGATGTTCATAATGTTGAAGTAGTAGATCGTAACTTAGCGATTGTGCCAATTACGAGTATTACTACAGCAGTAGACAAATCGATTTATTATGCACAAATGCTCGCTAATAATGATGTGATTGCTGTACATGTATCATTTGGCGATGAGGATGAAAAGGCATTCCAAGAAAAGTGGAAGCGACATTTCCCAGATGTAAGATTAGTTATTTTACATTCAGAATATCGTAGTATTATACGTCCGATTTCTCGCTTTATAGATAAGATTAACCGTAAAGCTAACGATCAAAACTATATGATCACAGTAGTGATTCCGGAATTTATTACGAAGAAGCGTTGGCACAATTTATTACACAATCAAACAAGTTTACGTATGAAATTGTATTTGATTTACCAAAAGAATGTTAATGTTTGTACGATTCCATTTAAACTTAAAAAATAA
- a CDS encoding NAD(P)-dependent oxidoreductase translates to MSKIFVTGATGLIGIKLVQRLKEEGHEVAGFTTSENGQHKLEYVGIKAYIGDILKADTIEQALADFKPEIIINQITDLKNVDMAANTKVRIEGSKNLIDAAKKHDVKKVIAQSIAFMYEPGEGLATEETPLDFNSTGDRKVTVDGVVGLEKETARMDEYVVLRFGWLYGPGTWYGKDGMIYNQFIDGQVTLSDGVTSFIHLDDAVETSIQAINFENGIYNVADDEPVKGSEFAEWYKAQLGVEPNIDIQPAQPFERGVSNEKFKAQGGSLIYKTWKDGMNPIK, encoded by the coding sequence ATGAGTAAAATTTTTGTGACTGGTGCAACAGGCTTAATCGGAATTAAATTAGTTCAAAGACTAAAAGAAGAAGGGCATGAGGTTGCTGGTTTTACTACTTCTGAGAATGGTCAACATAAGTTAGAATATGTTGGCATTAAAGCATATATTGGTGATATTTTAAAAGCCGATACAATTGAGCAAGCTTTAGCTGACTTTAAACCAGAAATTATTATCAATCAAATTACTGATTTGAAAAATGTCGATATGGCAGCGAATACTAAAGTACGTATTGAAGGCTCTAAAAACTTAATTGACGCAGCTAAAAAGCATGACGTGAAAAAAGTTATTGCACAAAGTATTGCCTTTATGTATGAACCTGGCGAAGGTTTAGCAACTGAAGAAACACCACTTGATTTTAATTCAACTGGAGATAGAAAAGTAACAGTTGATGGTGTCGTGGGTCTTGAAAAAGAAACAGCACGTATGGATGAATATGTTGTCTTACGCTTTGGTTGGTTATACGGCCCAGGTACTTGGTACGGTAAAGATGGTATGATTTATAATCAATTTATAGATGGACAAGTGACATTATCAGACGGTGTAACATCATTTATCCATCTTGATGATGCAGTAGAAACATCTATTCAAGCTATCAATTTTGAAAATGGTATTTACAATGTTGCTGATGATGAACCTGTAAAAGGCTCTGAATTTGCAGAGTGGTATAAAGCACAACTAGGTGTTGAACCAAATATTGATATTCAACCTGCACAACCATTTGAACGTGGTGTGAGTAATGAGAAGTTCAAAGCACAAGGTGGCTCTTTAATTTATAAAACATGGAAAGACGGCATGAATCCAATTAAATAA
- a CDS encoding amino acid permease, with the protein MARKLHRELNNRHIQLIAIGGAIGTGLFLGSGQTISLTGPSLLFTYMIIGVVLFAFMRALGELLLSNTRFNSFVDIANEYLGPFGGFVIGWTYWLCWIVSSMSDLTAMGQYFAFWYPQVPNWITVLFIVLILISFNLLGARLFGELEFWFSIIKVVTIIAMVIVGLVLIFFSFKTHYGHASFTNLVSHGGMFPGGTFGFLMSFQIAVYSFIGIELIGVTAGETKDPEKTLPKAINNVPIRILLFYIGGLLVIMSVIPWNDIDPDSSPFVKLFTLIGVPFAAGIVNFVVLTAAASATNSGIYSNSRILFGLSQQGLGPKVLNKTNSHGVPYLSMFVSSFALLIAALLNYIFPNAIQLFIYVTTLSTVLFLVVWAMIIVAYIMYLKKHPEAHKNSKFKLIGGKPIAYIILAFFFFVFILLFFSDETRAAIYISPFWFIFLIFFYRKYKTNAERLAEEQRQIDSGHFRYDNK; encoded by the coding sequence ATGGCAAGAAAATTGCATAGAGAGTTGAATAACAGACATATCCAATTGATAGCAATTGGGGGCGCAATTGGAACCGGGCTATTTCTAGGATCAGGTCAAACAATATCTTTAACTGGTCCATCACTGTTATTCACATACATGATTATTGGGGTTGTACTATTCGCTTTTATGCGTGCATTAGGCGAATTGTTGTTGAGCAATACAAGATTTAATTCATTTGTTGATATTGCAAATGAATATTTGGGACCATTTGGTGGCTTTGTCATTGGCTGGACATATTGGTTATGTTGGATTGTTTCGAGTATGTCCGACTTAACTGCCATGGGACAATATTTTGCCTTTTGGTATCCACAAGTACCTAACTGGATTACTGTGCTCTTTATTGTTTTAATTTTAATAAGTTTCAACTTATTAGGTGCCAGATTATTTGGTGAATTAGAGTTTTGGTTCTCTATTATTAAAGTTGTTACCATTATTGCGATGGTTATCGTCGGACTTGTACTAATCTTTTTCTCATTTAAAACGCATTACGGACATGCATCATTCACTAACTTAGTCAGTCATGGTGGTATGTTCCCAGGTGGGACATTTGGTTTCTTAATGTCATTCCAAATTGCTGTATATTCATTCATAGGTATTGAATTAATTGGTGTAACAGCAGGTGAAACGAAAGATCCAGAAAAAACATTACCAAAAGCCATAAACAATGTACCTATTCGTATATTATTATTCTATATTGGTGGTCTTTTAGTAATTATGTCAGTTATTCCATGGAATGATATCGATCCAGATAGCAGCCCATTTGTTAAACTGTTCACTTTAATTGGTGTACCTTTTGCTGCTGGTATCGTCAACTTTGTCGTATTAACTGCAGCTGCGTCAGCAACAAATAGTGGTATTTATTCTAATAGTCGAATTCTATTTGGTTTATCCCAACAAGGACTCGGCCCGAAAGTTTTAAATAAAACAAACAGCCATGGTGTACCATACTTATCTATGTTTGTGTCATCTTTCGCATTACTTATTGCAGCACTGTTAAACTATATTTTTCCTAATGCGATTCAACTATTTATTTACGTTACCACTTTATCAACTGTACTGTTCTTAGTAGTGTGGGCTATGATTATTGTTGCTTACATTATGTATTTGAAAAAGCATCCTGAGGCACATAAAAATAGTAAATTCAAGTTAATTGGTGGTAAACCGATTGCCTATATTATTTTGGCATTCTTCTTCTTTGTATTCATCTTATTATTCTTTAGTGATGAAACAAGAGCAGCCATTTATATTTCGCCGTTCTGGTTTATATTCTTAATCTTTTTCTACAGAAAATATAAAACGAATGCCGAAAGATTAGCTGAAGAACAGCGTCAAATAGATAGCGGTCATTTTAGATATGATAATAAATAA
- a CDS encoding multidrug effflux MFS transporter gives MQSSSNKTKQFSFLLLITLGVMTAFGPLTIDMYVPSLPRVQSDFGSTTSEIQLTLSFTMIGLALGQFIFGPLSDAFGRKRIAVSILIIFILVSGLSMFVTQLPLFLTLRLIQGLTGGGVIVIAKASAGDKFNGNALAKFLASLMVVNGIITILAPLAGGLALSVASWRSIFTILTIVALIILIGVASQLPKTPKEELKQVNFSSVIKDFGSLLKKPEFIIPMLLQGLTYVMLFSYSSASPFITQKMYHMTPQQFSIMFAVNGVGLIVVSQIVALLVEKLHRHILLIILTIIQVAGVALIILTLAFQLPLWVLLVAFFLNVCPVTSIGPLGFTMAMEERTGGSGNASSLLGLFQFILGGIIAPLVGLKGEFNTSPYMIIIFITAVLLVSLQIIYFKMIKKQHTA, from the coding sequence ATGCAATCTTCGAGTAATAAAACAAAACAGTTTTCATTTTTATTGTTAATCACGTTAGGTGTCATGACAGCGTTTGGCCCTCTAACTATAGATATGTATGTACCATCTTTACCTAGAGTACAAAGTGATTTTGGTTCTACTACATCAGAAATTCAATTAACCCTATCATTCACAATGATTGGCCTAGCACTTGGACAATTTATCTTTGGTCCATTATCCGATGCCTTTGGACGCAAACGAATTGCTGTGTCTATTTTAATTATCTTCATATTGGTTTCAGGTTTGTCTATGTTCGTTACACAATTACCTCTATTTTTAACTTTACGCTTAATTCAAGGCTTAACTGGCGGAGGTGTTATCGTCATTGCCAAAGCATCTGCGGGAGATAAATTTAATGGTAATGCCCTTGCAAAATTTTTAGCGTCATTAATGGTAGTCAATGGTATTATCACTATACTTGCACCTTTAGCAGGTGGTTTAGCCCTATCCGTTGCATCTTGGCGCTCAATTTTCACAATTTTAACGATTGTAGCATTAATTATCTTAATTGGCGTTGCATCTCAGTTACCTAAGACACCTAAAGAAGAATTAAAGCAAGTTAACTTTAGTAGTGTAATTAAAGATTTCGGAAGCCTTTTGAAAAAGCCAGAATTTATAATTCCAATGCTTTTACAAGGCTTAACATATGTGATGCTTTTCAGTTATTCATCAGCATCTCCATTTATTACCCAAAAAATGTATCATATGACACCACAACAATTTAGTATTATGTTTGCTGTTAACGGCGTAGGACTAATTGTTGTCAGTCAAATAGTGGCATTATTAGTTGAAAAGTTACATCGTCATATTTTATTGATTATTTTAACTATTATACAAGTCGCTGGTGTTGCTTTAATTATCTTGACGCTTGCGTTCCAATTACCACTTTGGGTATTGTTAGTCGCTTTCTTCTTAAATGTATGTCCAGTAACTTCAATTGGACCTTTAGGATTTACGATGGCTATGGAAGAACGTACAGGTGGCAGTGGTAACGCATCTAGTCTACTTGGCTTATTCCAATTTATTTTAGGAGGCATTATTGCACCTTTAGTTGGTTTAAAAGGCGAATTCAATACATCACCATATATGATTATTATCTTTATTACGGCAGTTTTATTAGTGAGCCTACAAATTATTTACTTTAAAATGATTAAAAAACAACATACCGCTTAA
- a CDS encoding metallophosphoesterase: protein MKIGVIADLHIDRHNRLKPLDYLNTLIEVVKSKNIDILLIAGDISNDFKLTSHFIEQLTQNLDTLVRFVPGNHDLWNTEDTSTQEIWDSYKCMSQCLVEHPYIINDEWAIVGHTAWYDYSYAAKRFSLEQLQKGKYYGGTWQDKERISWGEADQNLSKMAAEQVKKDILEVGNRRVILVTHIVTHPEFVVPTPHRIFDFYNAFIGTSDFNALYAMFDIPYSIMGHVHFRKSVMDDGIHYICPCLGYPRQWRTENIYQEIVETMQIIEI from the coding sequence ATGAAGATAGGTGTTATTGCTGATTTACATATTGATCGCCATAATCGATTGAAGCCATTGGATTACTTAAACACTTTAATAGAAGTTGTTAAAAGTAAAAATATAGATATCTTGTTGATTGCAGGAGATATTTCGAATGATTTTAAATTGACTAGTCATTTTATTGAGCAATTAACGCAAAATTTAGATACATTAGTACGTTTCGTTCCTGGGAATCACGATTTATGGAATACTGAGGATACATCGACACAAGAAATATGGGATAGTTATAAATGTATGTCACAATGCTTGGTTGAACATCCATATATTATTAATGATGAGTGGGCGATTGTTGGACACACTGCTTGGTATGATTATAGCTATGCTGCGAAACGGTTTTCATTAGAACAGTTACAAAAAGGTAAGTATTACGGTGGGACATGGCAAGATAAAGAACGCATTTCGTGGGGGGAAGCTGATCAAAATTTATCTAAAATGGCGGCTGAACAAGTTAAGAAAGATATATTAGAAGTAGGAAATAGGCGTGTCATTTTAGTCACGCATATTGTGACACATCCTGAATTTGTTGTCCCAACGCCACATCGTATATTTGATTTTTATAATGCATTTATAGGGACAAGTGATTTCAATGCTTTGTATGCGATGTTTGATATTCCATATAGTATTATGGGACATGTTCATTTTAGGAAAAGTGTGATGGATGATGGTATACATTATATTTGTCCGTGTCTTGGCTATCCTAGACAATGGCGTACTGAAAATATTTACCAGGAAATAGTTGAGACAATGCAAATAATAGAAATTTAA
- a CDS encoding GyrI-like domain-containing protein has protein sequence MEYREMKLPELTLFGIKKIYKSGREAQQHIAEFWRTCFAEGTISKLQAFNNGVLDGLLGICIPKANGKMSYMIAVTVTKDNCSVFDDFELTTLPSSTYFIFEAQGVVPDAVQHKMEEVHNYMHKYHGDQIKETPFFEYYQEGDTSSEQYITELWMPVYE, from the coding sequence ATGGAGTATAGGGAAATGAAACTTCCTGAACTGACTTTGTTTGGAATTAAGAAAATATATAAAAGTGGTCGTGAAGCACAACAACATATTGCAGAGTTTTGGAGAACGTGTTTTGCAGAAGGGACAATTTCTAAGTTACAAGCATTTAATAATGGTGTTTTAGATGGTTTGCTAGGTATTTGTATACCTAAAGCGAATGGGAAAATGTCTTATATGATAGCAGTTACTGTGACTAAAGACAATTGCTCAGTCTTTGATGATTTTGAATTAACAACTTTGCCAAGTTCAACATATTTTATTTTTGAAGCACAAGGTGTAGTTCCTGATGCAGTGCAACATAAAATGGAAGAAGTACATAATTATATGCATAAATATCATGGTGATCAGATTAAAGAAACGCCATTTTTTGAATATTATCAAGAAGGAGATACATCGAGCGAACAATATATTACGGAATTATGGATGCCAGTATATGAATGA
- a CDS encoding sodium:proton antiporter, whose translation MALLEAFLIFIFAVIISSIINNRFPQIPTAFIQIVLGAIVFLIPIDVDFQFNSEVFMFAVIAPLLFVEGTHVSRTKLLEYRKPILLMSMALVFATVVGVGYFIHWIWPALPMPAAFAIAAILCPTDAVAVSAITRGKLLPKGSMTILEGESLLNDAAGIISFKIAVTALVTGTFSLFQAVEQFVISTVLGVLIGAIIGFVIVRVRVDLTANKGLKDNNTLTFIQLLTPFVVYFLAEQVHASGIIAVVVTGLIHGLERDRLIKAQTELQMNYHQIWNTFSYALNGFVFVVLGFMIPTVVIDIIKTEPENFSFLILITVLIALAIYVCRFAWVYFWFKDFYFPKNIQSYLDDDDSHETPPSRVKYAFIMTMCGIHGTISLSMALTLPFIITNGQAFEYRNDLLFIASLMVLISLVLAQIVLPLITPAIQEDLFKGMTYQSAKIFIVQKVIEHFNKESKKDKNNTNYRPVLNQYFGELLFLLNSEPENKNTKELRRLEDIAKNIETSTLERLIEKGKATSQDIKNYHDIVELTETHRTSSIIEKFSNFFKMFWLRLKTFKHNKAIDRETKAQEYENAFKDVQKIMRIVNHNIILRLKEEQNSTNVLEVSLVINHYYDMSRSLKWRAQRRKERKENSNQMISQAIFHNHKLEALYLQRNLLDELIRRNKINNVVAAQIRENINYNEIVLALQSKN comes from the coding sequence ATGGCGTTATTAGAAGCATTTTTAATATTTATCTTTGCTGTCATTATCAGTTCAATCATTAATAATCGTTTTCCACAAATCCCTACTGCGTTTATTCAAATCGTATTAGGCGCTATCGTCTTTTTAATTCCGATAGACGTTGATTTCCAATTTAATTCGGAAGTATTTATGTTCGCTGTTATCGCGCCACTTCTATTTGTTGAAGGAACCCATGTGTCACGAACAAAATTATTAGAATATCGTAAGCCTATATTACTAATGTCCATGGCACTCGTATTTGCAACTGTTGTTGGTGTTGGCTACTTTATACATTGGATTTGGCCGGCATTACCTATGCCAGCTGCCTTTGCAATAGCCGCAATATTATGTCCAACTGATGCCGTTGCAGTATCAGCAATTACACGTGGAAAGTTATTACCGAAAGGTTCAATGACGATTCTTGAAGGAGAATCACTTTTAAATGATGCTGCAGGTATCATTTCTTTCAAAATCGCTGTTACAGCATTAGTAACAGGAACTTTCTCATTATTCCAAGCTGTTGAGCAATTTGTTATTTCAACTGTATTAGGTGTATTAATTGGGGCAATCATTGGTTTTGTCATCGTAAGAGTTCGTGTAGACTTAACAGCAAATAAAGGTTTAAAAGATAATAACACTTTAACATTCATTCAGTTATTAACGCCTTTTGTCGTTTACTTTTTAGCAGAACAAGTTCATGCTTCGGGGATTATTGCAGTCGTTGTGACTGGACTTATTCATGGCTTAGAACGCGATCGTTTAATTAAGGCGCAAACAGAACTTCAAATGAATTACCATCAAATTTGGAATACATTTAGTTATGCACTAAACGGTTTTGTATTCGTTGTATTAGGTTTTATGATTCCTACTGTAGTTATTGATATTATCAAAACAGAACCTGAAAACTTTTCATTTTTAATTTTAATTACTGTGTTAATCGCATTGGCCATTTATGTTTGTCGATTTGCTTGGGTTTATTTCTGGTTCAAAGATTTTTATTTCCCGAAAAATATTCAATCATATCTAGATGATGATGATTCACATGAAACACCACCTTCTCGTGTAAAGTATGCTTTTATCATGACAATGTGTGGTATTCACGGAACAATTTCATTGTCTATGGCACTAACATTGCCTTTTATCATTACAAACGGACAAGCATTTGAATATCGTAATGATTTATTATTTATCGCTTCACTCATGGTATTAATCAGCTTAGTCTTAGCGCAAATTGTTTTACCATTAATTACACCCGCTATTCAAGAAGATTTATTTAAAGGTATGACATACCAATCCGCCAAAATTTTTATCGTTCAAAAAGTAATTGAACACTTTAATAAGGAAAGCAAAAAAGATAAAAACAATACGAATTATCGTCCAGTATTAAATCAATACTTTGGTGAATTGTTATTTTTATTAAATTCAGAACCTGAAAATAAAAACACGAAAGAACTGAGACGTTTAGAAGATATAGCAAAAAATATCGAAACATCAACGTTAGAACGATTAATTGAAAAAGGCAAAGCAACTTCTCAGGACATTAAAAATTATCATGATATCGTTGAACTTACTGAAACTCATCGAACTTCATCAATCATTGAAAAATTTTCTAACTTCTTTAAAATGTTTTGGTTACGTCTTAAAACATTTAAACACAACAAAGCTATTGATAGAGAAACAAAAGCACAAGAATATGAAAATGCTTTTAAAGACGTTCAAAAAATAATGCGTATCGTTAACCATAATATTATTTTACGCTTAAAAGAAGAACAAAATAGTACAAATGTACTTGAAGTAAGTTTAGTTATCAACCATTATTACGATATGAGTCGTTCATTAAAATGGCGTGCACAACGTCGCAAAGAACGTAAAGAAAATAGTAATCAAATGATTTCGCAAGCTATTTTCCATAATCATAAATTAGAAGCATTATATTTACAGCGTAATCTTTTAGATGAGCTCATTCGTCGCAACAAAATCAATAATGTCGTTGCCGCCCAAATCCGCGAGAATATCAACTATAACGAAATCGTCTTAGCACTACAGTCCAAAAACTAA
- a CDS encoding beta-lactamase family protein: MTIKKLYFLSISFIILVAISVIIFLAIHSNTKTQLTNDSQKQIDTIIRHDLQQGHIPGASVLIIKNGKVFLNKGYGYQNIDKKINATPSTKYEIASNTKAFTGIAMLKLAQQHRLNLDDPVSKYVPHFKMKYDGQNEDITIKQLLAQTSGIPSNITSEDSVTSKRNQLTDVASAIMGDELHHKPGEEFEYSNMNYDLLGLIIQNVTKQSYTQYMTDHWLKPLHMTHTTFKQTNDKSKHDAIGYELQGSSPVVSKPEFNHWDTPSAYMMTSTEDLEHWIKFQLNPSNKYKQLVQQSHKNLSSTIGEPNANAYASGWFTNTDEHLVFHSGTLDNFSSFILLNPKKSYGIVVLANLNSDYVPKLVEHLNTQIVNNTHYTTVASTLNHYKGQFNIVTAVMTTFILLAFLFTTYRGWQMRHGQILLRRSKRIAVLSWLSLCICIALALALYALPYLILGSNNWSFVLTWLPIEIKLALITTLIALFSTLILILLFLHTKITKT, from the coding sequence ATGACTATAAAAAAACTCTATTTTCTATCTATCTCATTCATTATTCTAGTCGCGATATCCGTTATCATTTTCTTAGCAATACACAGTAATACAAAGACGCAGCTGACAAATGATTCACAGAAACAAATTGATACTATTATTCGTCATGATTTGCAGCAAGGTCATATACCAGGTGCGTCTGTGTTGATTATAAAAAATGGTAAAGTCTTTTTAAATAAGGGATACGGTTATCAAAACATTGATAAAAAAATAAATGCAACACCATCAACAAAGTATGAAATTGCTTCTAATACAAAAGCATTTACAGGTATAGCAATGTTAAAATTAGCCCAACAACACAGATTAAACCTAGATGATCCCGTTTCAAAATATGTCCCTCATTTTAAAATGAAATATGATGGTCAAAATGAAGATATCACTATCAAACAACTTTTAGCTCAAACAAGTGGTATTCCTAGTAATATAACAAGCGAAGATTCTGTGACAAGCAAGCGGAATCAATTAACAGATGTGGCAAGTGCTATTATGGGAGATGAGCTTCACCATAAGCCAGGCGAGGAATTTGAATACTCAAATATGAATTATGATCTATTAGGTTTAATCATCCAAAATGTCACAAAGCAATCATATACGCAATATATGACAGACCATTGGCTTAAACCACTTCATATGACACATACGACATTTAAACAAACAAATGATAAATCTAAGCATGATGCAATAGGATATGAATTACAAGGTTCAAGCCCTGTTGTCTCAAAGCCTGAGTTTAATCATTGGGATACACCTTCTGCATATATGATGACTTCAACAGAAGATTTAGAACATTGGATCAAATTTCAACTTAATCCATCTAATAAATATAAGCAGTTAGTTCAGCAATCACACAAAAATTTATCATCAACTATTGGTGAACCAAATGCTAATGCTTATGCATCTGGTTGGTTTACAAATACTGATGAACATTTAGTCTTCCATTCCGGTACGTTAGATAACTTTTCATCATTTATTTTACTCAATCCAAAAAAATCCTATGGTATTGTCGTACTAGCAAATTTAAATTCTGACTATGTGCCTAAGTTAGTTGAACATCTTAATACACAGATAGTTAACAACACACACTATACTACTGTTGCTTCAACGCTGAATCATTATAAAGGACAATTCAATATTGTGACGGCTGTCATGACAACATTTATATTGTTAGCATTTTTATTTACGACTTATCGCGGTTGGCAAATGCGCCATGGTCAAATTCTTTTGCGTAGGTCAAAAAGGATTGCTGTATTGAGTTGGTTATCATTATGTATATGTATTGCTTTAGCGCTTGCGCTCTATGCATTACCGTATTTAATTCTCGGTAGCAATAATTGGTCTTTTGTACTGACTTGGTTACCAATAGAAATTAAATTAGCACTAATTACAACATTAATTGCATTATTCAGTACATTAATTTTAATTCTGTTATTCCTTCATACAAAGATAACGAAGACATAA